The Bacteroidota bacterium genome contains the following window.
AGGAGTAAAGAGTGAGGAGTAAAGAGTGAGGAGTAAAGAGTGAGGAGTAAAGAGTGAGGAGTAAAGAGTGGATTGCCTGAACGTTCAAGCATTAACACCAAACTCCTTACTCTTCTCTCCTTACTCCCATCTCCTTACTTCAACAAGGTCATCACGCGGGACTGGCTGAAGTTGCCGTCTAACGTGAGGCGGTAGAAGTACACGCCAGAAGAAACCACGTTGCCACGCGCATCGCGGCCGTCCCATGCATATGCGTGGCTACCGGCTGCCTGCCCACCGTTGAACAGGCTTGTTACGCGCTGTCCGAGCATATCGTAGACTTCGAGCGCAACCTGGCCGGCGCGCTCCAAATCGTAAGAAATGGTGGTTGTTGGGTTAAACGGATTCGGGAAGTTTGCATGCAGTGCAAATACATCCGGTGTTTCGCCTTCCTCGATGCTGGTTGCCATGTTGTTTTCGGCATTTGGCGTCGCAGGAGCGCTTACCCAGTTGGCTACCCCCGTTGCGGCGTTATCTACCAACTGCAAGCTTAAACCAGAAGCTGGCGCAGCCACAAAAGCACCGGTTTCCCAAACACCAGCCGTAACGGCAGTGCCTTCTCTACGATGGTTCGCTTCGCCGTATTGCATGTAATCGAGCATCAAGCCGGCATCGTCAAAATCAGCAGTACCTACATTGTACAAGCCCACTTCGGCGTCTCCATCGTCGTCAGCATCCAGATTTGGCCATGCAACAACCAGGAAGCCACCGGCAGGGATAATGGCGCTACCACCGTCTAGAGCAGTCAGGCCATGAACCGTTGGATAGTCCGGGAAATCACAGAGGATCAGGCCTGTGATATCAAAATCCGTGTCTCCTGTATTCTGAAGTTCTACCCACTTTGTAGCGCCGTCGAAATCAACACCATCAAATCCAATTTCGCTGATGCGAATGGGTACTTCAGCAGTTGGATTTTCGGCATTTGGCGTTGGTGTAGCAGCCACCCAGTTTCCGACACCCGGCGTGCCGTTGTCAACAAACTGGAGGCTGAGGCCGGCGCCGGCGGCTGGGACAAATGCACCGTCGACCCAGAGGCCGGCGTCTTCAGCTGTACCATCGCGGGCATGGTCTCCTGTACCGTACTGCATGTAATCGAGCATCAATGACTCATCGCCAAAGTCGCCCGTACCTGCGGCATAGAGACCTACTTCAGCGTCTCCATCGTTGTCATTGTCGAGTGTTGCCCAGGATACAACAAGGTATCCGCCAGCAGGAATGGTTACATCGCCAGCGAGAACGGCCAGACTGTTGATGGCAGGATATTGCGGGAAGTCGCAAAAGATCAGGTTGGATACATTTTCTTCGGTATCCCCTGCATTGTAGAGCTCAACCCATTTGGTTGCTCCTTCAAAATCAACACCGTTGGTACCTACTTCGTTGATTCGGATCTGCGCAAAAGCAGAAGTGTTAAAAACGAAAA
Protein-coding sequences here:
- a CDS encoding FlgD immunoglobulin-like domain containing protein, with the protein product MKKLIRITTAFALFFVFNTSAFAQIRINEVGTNGVDFEGATKWVELYNAGDTEENVSNLIFCDFPQYPAINSLAVLAGDVTIPAGGYLVVSWATLDNDNDGDAEVGLYAAGTGDFGDESLMLDYMQYGTGDHARDGTAEDAGLWVDGAFVPAAGAGLSLQFVDNGTPGVGNWVAATPTPNAENPTAEVPIRISEIGFDGVDFDGATKWVELQNTGDTDFDITGLILCDFPDYPTVHGLTALDGGSAIIPAGGFLVVAWPNLDADDDGDAEVGLYNVGTADFDDAGLMLDYMQYGEANHRREGTAVTAGVWETGAFVAAPASGLSLQLVDNAATGVANWVSAPATPNAENNMATSIEEGETPDVFALHANFPNPFNPTTTISYDLERAGQVALEVYDMLGQRVTSLFNGGQAAGSHAYAWDGRDARGNVVSSGVYFYRLTLDGNFSQSRVMTLLK